One genomic window of Piliocolobus tephrosceles isolate RC106 chromosome 19, ASM277652v3, whole genome shotgun sequence includes the following:
- the MRPL40 gene encoding 39S ribosomal protein L40, mitochondrial isoform X1, with protein MMAYGLRGISLALRPTSGLLGSWQTQIRNTHQRASLLSFWELIPMRSEPLRKKKKVDPKKDQAAKERLKKRIRKLEKASQELIPIEDFITPLKFLDKARQRPQVELTFEETERRALLLKKWSLYKQQEHKMERDTIRAMLEAQQEALEELRLESPKLHAEAIKRDPNLFPFEREGPCYTPPIPNYQPPEGKYSDVTKVYTQVEFKR; from the exons ATGATGGCCTACGGGCTGCGAGGTATCTCGCTAGCCCTGCGCCCGACGAGCGG GCTTCTGGGAAGTTGGCAGACGCAGATTAGAAATACTCACCAGCGAGCATCATTGTTGTCTTTCTGGGAACTCATTCCCATGAG ATCAGAACCTCTTCGAAAGAAGAAGAAGGTAGATCCTAAAAAAGACCAAGCAGCAAAGGAGCGCTTGAAAAAGAGGATCCGAAAACTGGAAAAGGCTAGTCAAGAGCTAATTCCTATTGAAGATTTTATTACCCCTCTAAAGTTCTTGGATAAAGCAAG ACAGCGGCCTCAGGTGGAGCTCACCTTTGAGGAGACTGAGAGGAGAGCTCTGCTTCTGAAGAAGTGGTCCTTGTACAAGCAGCAAGAGCATAAGATGGAGAGGGACACCATCAGGGCCATGCTAGAAGCCCAGCAGGAAGCTCTGGAGGAACTGCGACTCGAGTCCCCGAAGCTCCATGCTGAGGCCATCAAGCGGGATCCCAACCTGTTCCCCTTTGAGAGGGAAGGGCCATGTTACACACCACCGATCCCTAACTACCAGCCCCCTGAAGGCAAGTACAGTGACGTCACCAAGGTGTACACACAAGTGGAGTTTAAGAGATAG
- the MRPL40 gene encoding 39S ribosomal protein L40, mitochondrial isoform X2 yields MRSEPLRKKKKVDPKKDQAAKERLKKRIRKLEKASQELIPIEDFITPLKFLDKARQRPQVELTFEETERRALLLKKWSLYKQQEHKMERDTIRAMLEAQQEALEELRLESPKLHAEAIKRDPNLFPFEREGPCYTPPIPNYQPPEGKYSDVTKVYTQVEFKR; encoded by the exons ATGAG ATCAGAACCTCTTCGAAAGAAGAAGAAGGTAGATCCTAAAAAAGACCAAGCAGCAAAGGAGCGCTTGAAAAAGAGGATCCGAAAACTGGAAAAGGCTAGTCAAGAGCTAATTCCTATTGAAGATTTTATTACCCCTCTAAAGTTCTTGGATAAAGCAAG ACAGCGGCCTCAGGTGGAGCTCACCTTTGAGGAGACTGAGAGGAGAGCTCTGCTTCTGAAGAAGTGGTCCTTGTACAAGCAGCAAGAGCATAAGATGGAGAGGGACACCATCAGGGCCATGCTAGAAGCCCAGCAGGAAGCTCTGGAGGAACTGCGACTCGAGTCCCCGAAGCTCCATGCTGAGGCCATCAAGCGGGATCCCAACCTGTTCCCCTTTGAGAGGGAAGGGCCATGTTACACACCACCGATCCCTAACTACCAGCCCCCTGAAGGCAAGTACAGTGACGTCACCAAGGTGTACACACAAGTGGAGTTTAAGAGATAG
- the C19H22orf39 gene encoding UPF0545 protein C22orf39 homolog, whose amino-acid sequence MCRGSLVILSVDHEVPLSSFFIGWRTEGRAWRPGRADMADGSGWQPPRPCEAYRAEWKLCRSARHFLHHYYVHGERPACEQWRRDLASCRDWEERRSAEAQQSLCESERARVRAARKHILVWAPRQSPPPDWHLPLPQEKDE is encoded by the exons ATGTGTCGGGGCTCATTAGTTATTCTGTCCGTCGATCACGAGGTGCcgctttcttcattctttattgGCTGGCGGACTGAGGGGCGGGCTTGGCGCCCCGGTCGCGCAGACATGGCGGACGGCAGCGGCTGGCAG CCGCCGCGCCCCTGCGAGGCCTACCGCGCCGAGTGGAAGCTCTGCCGCAGCGCCAGGCACTTCCTGCACCACTACTACGTCCACGGCGAGCGGCCGGCCTGCGAACAGTGGAGGCGCGACCTGGCCAGCTGCCGCGACTGGGAGGAGCGCCGGAGCGCCGAGGCCCAG CAATCCCTCTGTGAGAGCGAGCGGGCACGAGTCCGGGCTGCACGGAAGCACATCCTGGTGTGGGCCCCGAGGCAGAGCCCCCCTCCAGACTGGCATCTCCCTCTGCCGCAGGAGAAGGACGAGTGA